Genomic segment of Drosophila biarmipes strain raj3 chromosome 2L, RU_DBia_V1.1, whole genome shotgun sequence:
TATTCCGTTGGCCTTGATGACCAAATCCCTAATCTTTGGCTTCGAATCAATATTCTTGAGGCGGAAGTACCGGTGTCCATCCTTTTGGTAGATCTCACCATCGGTGACCGTTGTGGCCTCCACGTCCACTGCAATCGGAATGATAAGTAGTCATCCAGAGAGGCGAATCAATATACTCACATAGCGTTACATTAAAATCCCCCTTGGGCTTCAGCTGCAGCTGATTCACCGTCATGTCGGCCTTATAGCTGCCCACAATGTTCATTTTGGGCATTTTGGTGACCAGGCGCAGTTTCACCTTGTCCCCGTTGAGTTTGGCGGACACTTCTTTGGCCCGATTGGAGGCGAATCCGTAGATCTTGGCATTGCGCACGGTAATGCGACCGTTAACATTGCCACTGGTGTACTGGAAGCTGGTTCGGTTGAGGTGCAGGGGTTCGTAGGGTTCGATCCTCAGCGCGGGATTGCCGTCCTTGAGACGGGGCGTCAGCGTGTTGAATATCTCCTTGACGCACTCCCCCAGCTGATCGTCGTCCGTCGAGCATTTTGGCAAATCTTCAATGTAAGGGGGAATattagaaataatcaactcTTGAAACTTGTTTTAAGTATATACCTGAAAAGTAATCCTTATCCGTCGGGGCTGAACCG
This window contains:
- the LOC108032829 gene encoding uncharacterized protein LOC108032829, producing the protein MHYIIGLLCLLAIGVGSAPTDKDYFSDLPKCSTDDDQLGECVKEIFNTLTPRLKDGNPALRIEPYEPLHLNRTSFQYTSGNVNGRITVRNAKIYGFASNRAKEVSAKLNGDKVKLRLVTKMPKMNIVGSYKADMTVNQLQLKPKGDFNVTLLDVEATTVTDGEIYQKDGHRYFRLKNIDSKPKIRDLVIKANGIFADPELDEIALNVANQYWRDIYGIMLPETRQFWQPLLLRMFNEALELVPIDQFLKE